A part of Rhodospirillales bacterium genomic DNA contains:
- a CDS encoding methionine--tRNA ligase encodes MTARTFYVTTPIYYVNDVPHIGHAYTSLACDVLARFKRLDGFDVRFLTGTDEHGQKVEKSARDAGMEPKPFTDKVSENFRALCRAMNFSNDDFIRTTEARHLRSCQALWEKLKANGHVYLGAYKGWYAVRDEAFYDESELTASPDGKKLAPSGAPVEWVEEPSYFFRLSAWQKPLLDFYEANPGFILPLSRRNEVVSFVKSGLQDLSVSRTSFRWGIPVPGDPAHIMYVWLDALTNYITAVGYPDFAGDPLGRYWPADLHMVGKDILRFHAVFWPAFLMAADVRPPKRVFAHGWWTNEGQKISKSVGNVIDPFRLIEEFGLDPVRYFLLREVPFGNDGDFSRKAMINRMNGELANDYGNLAQRVLSMIGKNCAGQVPEPSGGLARAERTKEDHALLEAGEGLLVKLRAAMDVQAFHEAIEALWVVIRAANAYVDHQAPWKLAKEDPARMGTVLYVLAETVRKLAILTQPLMPESSGRLLDQLAVPAEARAFDALAPGRELKPGTALPAPQGVFPRFILDAGGIPSAEAFGRPTVTSAPFKGPGGKGKS; translated from the coding sequence ATGACCGCGCGCACGTTCTACGTCACGACTCCGATCTATTACGTCAACGACGTGCCCCACATCGGGCACGCCTACACGTCGCTCGCGTGCGACGTGCTCGCGCGCTTCAAGCGCCTCGACGGCTTCGACGTGCGCTTCCTCACCGGCACCGACGAGCACGGCCAAAAGGTGGAGAAATCCGCCCGCGACGCGGGGATGGAGCCGAAACCCTTCACCGACAAGGTGTCGGAGAACTTCCGCGCCCTTTGCCGGGCCATGAACTTTTCCAACGACGATTTCATCCGCACCACCGAGGCGCGGCACCTCCGTTCCTGTCAGGCGCTGTGGGAGAAACTGAAGGCCAACGGCCACGTCTATCTCGGCGCCTACAAGGGCTGGTACGCGGTGCGGGACGAGGCGTTCTACGACGAAAGCGAGCTGACGGCGAGCCCGGACGGGAAGAAACTTGCTCCCTCCGGCGCGCCGGTCGAATGGGTGGAGGAGCCGAGCTATTTCTTCCGGCTCTCCGCCTGGCAAAAGCCGTTGCTCGATTTCTACGAGGCTAATCCGGGCTTCATCCTGCCGCTCAGTCGCCGCAACGAGGTGGTGAGCTTCGTCAAGTCCGGGCTGCAGGATCTGTCCGTTTCGCGCACCTCGTTTCGCTGGGGCATTCCGGTGCCGGGCGATCCCGCGCACATCATGTACGTGTGGCTCGACGCGCTGACCAACTACATCACCGCCGTCGGCTATCCCGATTTCGCCGGCGATCCGCTCGGGCGCTATTGGCCCGCCGATCTGCACATGGTCGGCAAGGATATCCTTCGCTTTCACGCGGTTTTTTGGCCGGCGTTTCTGATGGCCGCCGACGTCAGGCCGCCGAAGCGCGTGTTCGCCCACGGCTGGTGGACCAACGAGGGCCAAAAGATTTCCAAGTCGGTCGGCAACGTCATCGATCCGTTCAGGCTGATCGAGGAATTCGGCCTCGATCCGGTGCGTTATTTCCTGCTGCGCGAGGTGCCGTTCGGCAACGACGGCGATTTTTCGCGCAAAGCCATGATCAACCGCATGAACGGCGAGCTCGCCAACGACTACGGCAACCTGGCCCAGCGGGTTCTTTCGATGATCGGCAAGAACTGCGCCGGCCAGGTGCCGGAGCCAAGCGGCGGGCTTGCGCGCGCCGAGCGCACGAAAGAAGACCATGCCTTGCTCGAAGCGGGCGAGGGGCTTCTGGTGAAACTCCGCGCGGCGATGGACGTCCAGGCGTTCCACGAGGCGATCGAGGCGCTTTGGGTGGTGATCCGCGCCGCCAACGCCTATGTGGATCATCAGGCGCCGTGGAAGCTGGCCAAGGAAGATCCGGCGCGGATGGGAACCGTTCTCTACGTGCTCGCGGAAACCGTGCGCAAGCTCGCGATCCTGACCCAGCCCCTGATGCCGGAATCCTCGGGCAGGCTTCTCGACCAGCTCGCGGTGCCGGCGGAGGCGCGCGCGTTCGATGCCCTCGCGCCCGGGCGCGAACTCAAGCCGGGAACGGCTCTGCCTGCGCCGCAAGGGGTGTTCCCGCGCTTCATATTGGATGCGGGAGGCATCCCTTCCGCCGAGGCCTTCGGCCGGCCGACGGTGACGTCAGCCCCCTTTAAGGGGCCGGGCGGGAAGGGGAAGTCATGA
- a CDS encoding DUF924 domain-containing protein — protein MTENSLSADAGAVLAFWFEEHRSKDWFAKNPAFDAEISRRFGALHARATRGELDSWAETPRGALALIIVLDQFSRNMYRDSAQAFACDAKARDLARRVVDRGFDGQLDDREKTFLYLPFEHSEDPRDQELSIRCFARLADKSLLGWAEKHKAIIDRFGRYPHRNAALGRASTPEEIAFLAEPGSSF, from the coding sequence ATGACCGAAAACTCCCTCTCCGCCGATGCTGGCGCCGTTCTCGCCTTCTGGTTCGAGGAGCATAGGTCCAAGGACTGGTTCGCGAAGAACCCGGCCTTCGACGCCGAGATCAGCCGGCGTTTCGGCGCGCTGCACGCGCGCGCCACGCGCGGCGAACTCGATTCCTGGGCCGAAACGCCCAGGGGCGCGCTCGCGCTGATCATCGTGCTCGACCAATTTTCCCGCAACATGTACCGCGACAGCGCCCAGGCCTTCGCCTGCGACGCCAAGGCCCGGGATCTGGCGCGCCGGGTCGTGGATCGGGGTTTCGACGGCCAACTCGACGACCGGGAAAAGACATTCCTCTATTTGCCCTTCGAGCATTCGGAAGACCCACGCGATCAGGAATTGTCGATTCGCTGTTTTGCCAGACTCGCCGACAAGTCCTTGTTGGGCTGGGCGGAGAAGCACAAGGCGATTATCGACCGCTTCGGCCGCTATCCCCACCGCAACGCGGCGCTTGGGCGCGCCTCGACGCCCGAGGAAATCGCGTTCCTGGCCGAGCCGGGATCGAGCTTCTAG
- a CDS encoding MBL fold metallo-hydrolase, with amino-acid sequence MKITFLGTGSSTGTPGVGVGWGACDPAEPKNRRLRPSIMVEEGETRILVDTSPDLREQLLREGVSRIDAVLYTHAHADHLHGIDDLRALNRAMDARIPAYADAATLKVIGERFGYVVAPLRHGSTNFYKPCIDPHEIVPGRPFRVGSIEVMPFDQDHGFSRTLGFRFGPIGFSTDLVNMTEEAYRTLNGVEAWIVSSFGAAPHPTHAHVDRALEWIAQVKPRRAILTHLSVALDHATLEKRVAPVEVAYDGMIVEVP; translated from the coding sequence ATGAAAATAACGTTTTTGGGCACCGGATCATCGACGGGGACTCCCGGGGTGGGGGTCGGCTGGGGGGCGTGCGACCCGGCCGAGCCCAAGAACCGGCGGCTTCGACCCTCGATTATGGTCGAGGAGGGCGAGACCCGCATCCTGGTGGACACGTCGCCGGACCTGCGCGAGCAGCTGCTGCGGGAAGGCGTGAGCCGGATCGACGCGGTGCTCTACACCCACGCCCACGCCGACCACCTGCACGGGATCGACGACTTGCGGGCGCTCAACCGGGCCATGGACGCGCGCATACCCGCGTACGCCGACGCCGCCACCCTCAAGGTGATCGGCGAGCGGTTCGGGTACGTGGTGGCGCCGCTGCGGCACGGTTCGACGAATTTCTATAAGCCCTGCATCGACCCCCATGAGATCGTTCCCGGAAGACCCTTCCGGGTGGGGTCGATCGAGGTCATGCCCTTCGACCAGGACCACGGGTTTTCGCGCACCCTCGGGTTCCGGTTCGGGCCGATCGGCTTCTCGACCGACCTCGTCAATATGACCGAGGAAGCTTACCGGACCCTTAACGGAGTCGAGGCCTGGATCGTCTCCAGCTTCGGGGCGGCGCCGCACCCGACCCACGCCCATGTCGACCGGGCGCTCGAATGGATCGCCCAGGTAAAGCCCCGGCGGGCGATCCTGACCCACCTCAGCGTCGCCCTCGATCACGCGACCCTTGAGAAGAGGGTGGCGCCGGTCGAAGTCGCCTACGACGGCATGATCGTCGAAGTTCCGTGA
- a CDS encoding TatD family deoxyribonuclease: MLVDSHCHLDFPEFAPDLDAVVARAGEAGVGTMLTIGTRLDRFAGVRAVAERFANVYCTVGIHPHEAKDWAKDAPEKVADELARLADHPKVVGFGETGLDFYYEHSPKADQEHSFRAHIAAARDAGLPLVVHSRDADQDTLRVLRDEYRQGPFAGLLHCFSSGWELAEGALALGLYISFSGIVTFKKADEVRAVAAKVPLDRLLVETDAPYLAPHPNRGKRNEPAFTALTAARLAEDRGLAAEAFAEATTANFFRLFGKARK; encoded by the coding sequence ATGCTCGTCGACAGCCATTGCCATCTCGACTTCCCCGAGTTCGCCCCGGATTTGGACGCGGTCGTTGCCCGCGCGGGAGAAGCGGGGGTGGGGACGATGCTGACCATCGGCACGCGGCTCGACCGGTTTGCCGGCGTGCGGGCGGTGGCGGAACGCTTCGCCAACGTCTACTGCACCGTCGGTATCCACCCACACGAGGCTAAGGACTGGGCCAAGGACGCCCCCGAAAAGGTCGCGGACGAACTCGCCCGCCTCGCCGATCATCCCAAGGTGGTCGGGTTCGGGGAAACCGGCCTCGATTTCTATTACGAGCACAGCCCCAAGGCCGACCAGGAACACTCGTTCCGGGCCCATATCGCGGCGGCGAGGGATGCGGGTCTGCCGCTGGTGGTCCATTCCCGGGACGCGGATCAGGACACCCTCCGCGTGCTCAGGGACGAATACCGGCAAGGGCCGTTCGCGGGGCTCTTGCACTGCTTCAGTTCCGGCTGGGAACTGGCGGAGGGAGCGCTTGCCCTCGGCCTCTACATCTCCTTTTCCGGGATCGTGACCTTCAAGAAAGCGGACGAGGTGCGCGCGGTCGCGGCCAAGGTGCCCTTGGACCGGCTGCTGGTGGAAACCGATGCGCCCTATCTCGCGCCCCATCCCAACCGGGGCAAGCGCAACGAGCCCGCCTTCACGGCGCTGACCGCCGCCCGGCTGGCCGAGGACCGCGGGCTCGCGGCGGAGGCGTTCGCGGAAGCCACCACTGCCAACTTTTTCCGGCTCTTCGGCAAGGCGAGGAAGTAA
- the mazG gene encoding nucleoside triphosphate pyrophosphohydrolase yields MAGKASDKFDRLVAIMARLRDPDGGCPWDLEQTFATIAPYTVEEAYEVADAIDRGDLEGLKDELGDLLLQVVFHARMAEEAGRFSVADVIDAINAKMVRRHPHVFGDAKVKDSADQTRNWENLKAEERRRTNGPASAPASALDGVAVGLPALMRALKLQQRAARVGFDWTEAVRILEKLREETAEMEAEIESGAPRERLMDEVGDLLFVCVNLARRLDLDPESALRHANAKFERRFRAMEALLAQSGRKPEQASLDEMETLWQQAKKSDPAKGGGRS; encoded by the coding sequence ATGGCCGGTAAAGCGAGCGATAAGTTCGACCGGCTGGTGGCCATCATGGCTAGGCTCCGCGATCCCGACGGTGGCTGCCCGTGGGACCTGGAACAGACCTTCGCCACCATCGCGCCCTATACGGTCGAGGAAGCCTACGAGGTCGCCGACGCCATCGACCGGGGCGACCTGGAGGGTCTCAAGGACGAGCTCGGCGACCTCCTCCTCCAGGTGGTCTTTCATGCCCGCATGGCCGAGGAAGCCGGACGCTTTTCGGTCGCGGACGTGATCGACGCGATCAACGCCAAGATGGTCCGCCGTCACCCCCATGTGTTCGGGGACGCGAAGGTAAAAGACTCCGCCGACCAGACCCGCAACTGGGAGAACCTGAAGGCCGAGGAGCGCCGCCGGACCAACGGCCCCGCCAGCGCTCCCGCTAGTGCCCTGGATGGGGTCGCGGTCGGCCTTCCCGCCCTGATGCGGGCCCTGAAGCTCCAGCAGCGGGCGGCCCGGGTCGGATTCGATTGGACCGAGGCGGTCCGCATCCTCGAGAAGCTCCGCGAGGAAACCGCCGAGATGGAGGCCGAAATCGAGTCCGGCGCCCCCCGCGAGCGGCTTATGGACGAGGTCGGCGACCTCCTGTTCGTTTGCGTCAACCTCGCCCGCCGGCTCGACCTCGACCCCGAATCGGCGCTCCGCCACGCCAACGCCAAGTTCGAGCGCCGGTTCCGGGCCATGGAGGCGCTCCTCGCCCAATCCGGCCGCAAGCCCGAACAGGCCAGCCTCGACGAGATGGAAACCCTTTGGCAGCAAGCCAAGAAATCCGACCCGGCCAAGGGCGGCGGGAGGAGCTAG
- a CDS encoding NAD(P)-dependent oxidoreductase — MTAQQPASQPAPKRAANPVKAAFIGLGVMGYPMAGHLQRAGHAVTVYNRTQAKARAWAKEYGGAWKPTPAEAAKGADVVCVCVGNDDDLRSVVYGAQGILAGMRPGAIFVDHTTASANVAREIEAEAKKRNIGFLDAPVSGGQAGAVNGALTIMVGGDAATFAKAEPVIQAYARAVTLLGPAGAGQLTKMVNQICIAGLVQGLSEGLAFAEMAGLDAARVVEVISKGAAQSWQMDNRAKTMLADKFDFGFAVDWMRKDLGICLDEARRNGALLPLTSLVNQFYGRVQSLGGNRYDTSSLIKLLARKLPAATSPAKAKKSKTKGKSTSRPKRKARSRRK, encoded by the coding sequence ATGACCGCACAACAACCCGCGTCCCAACCGGCGCCGAAGCGCGCCGCCAACCCGGTCAAGGCCGCCTTCATCGGCCTCGGCGTCATGGGCTATCCCATGGCCGGGCACCTGCAGCGCGCCGGCCATGCCGTCACCGTCTACAACCGCACCCAGGCCAAGGCCCGCGCCTGGGCCAAGGAATACGGCGGCGCCTGGAAACCGACCCCGGCCGAAGCCGCCAAGGGCGCCGACGTGGTCTGCGTCTGCGTCGGCAACGACGACGATCTCCGGAGCGTCGTCTACGGCGCCCAGGGCATCCTCGCCGGCATGCGACCGGGGGCGATTTTCGTCGATCACACCACGGCGTCCGCCAACGTCGCCCGCGAAATCGAGGCCGAAGCCAAAAAGCGCAACATCGGCTTTCTCGACGCGCCCGTTTCGGGCGGCCAGGCGGGCGCGGTCAATGGCGCGCTGACGATCATGGTCGGGGGCGATGCCGCCACTTTCGCCAAGGCCGAGCCGGTGATCCAAGCCTATGCCCGCGCGGTCACGCTGCTCGGGCCGGCGGGCGCCGGGCAGCTCACCAAGATGGTCAACCAGATCTGCATCGCGGGGCTGGTGCAGGGCCTTTCCGAAGGGCTCGCGTTCGCGGAAATGGCCGGGCTCGACGCCGCCCGGGTGGTGGAGGTCATCTCCAAGGGCGCGGCGCAAAGCTGGCAGATGGACAACCGCGCCAAGACCATGCTCGCCGACAAGTTCGACTTCGGCTTCGCGGTCGATTGGATGCGCAAGGATCTCGGCATTTGTCTCGACGAGGCCCGGCGCAACGGCGCGCTGTTGCCATTGACCAGCTTGGTCAACCAGTTCTACGGCCGGGTCCAAAGCCTGGGGGGAAACCGCTACGACACGTCGAGCCTGATCAAGCTGCTCGCGCGCAAGCTCCCAGCCGCGACGTCCCCGGCCAAGGCCAAAAAATCCAAGACGAAAGGTAAATCTACTAGTAGACCTAAGCGCAAGGCGCGGTCGCGGCGGAAGTAG
- a CDS encoding NAD(P)-dependent oxidoreductase encodes MSAKKAAWIGLGNMGYPMAGHLHKAGWNVTVYNRSRAKAEAWAKEYGGSPAATPAEAAKGADFVGICVGNDDDLRAVVFGPQGALAGTKKGAVLADHTTASAAVAREIAAKAKAAGVSFLDAPVSGGQEGAKKGILTIMVGGDAKAFSRAEPAMKSYGRAVTLMGPAGSGQLTKMVNQICCVGAIQALAEAMNFAARAGLDGHKVVDTISKGAAQSWQMENRGKTMLDSKFDFGFAVDWMRKDLGIVLEEARLNGATVPATALIADFLSRLQARGEGRLDNTALIRLLTHP; translated from the coding sequence ATGAGCGCGAAGAAAGCCGCATGGATCGGGCTTGGCAACATGGGCTACCCCATGGCCGGGCACCTGCACAAGGCGGGCTGGAACGTCACCGTCTACAACCGCTCCCGGGCCAAGGCCGAAGCCTGGGCCAAGGAATACGGCGGAAGTCCTGCCGCGACTCCGGCAGAGGCGGCCAAGGGCGCGGATTTCGTCGGGATCTGCGTCGGCAACGACGACGATTTGCGCGCCGTGGTATTCGGGCCCCAGGGTGCACTGGCCGGTACGAAGAAGGGCGCGGTGCTGGCCGACCACACCACCGCGTCGGCGGCCGTGGCGCGCGAGATCGCGGCCAAGGCCAAGGCGGCCGGGGTGTCGTTCCTGGACGCGCCCGTTTCCGGCGGGCAGGAGGGCGCCAAAAAAGGCATTCTCACCATCATGGTGGGCGGCGACGCTAAGGCGTTTTCGAGGGCCGAACCGGCGATGAAATCCTACGGCCGCGCCGTCACCCTGATGGGCCCGGCCGGGTCAGGCCAGCTCACCAAGATGGTCAACCAGATCTGCTGCGTGGGCGCGATCCAGGCGCTGGCGGAAGCCATGAACTTCGCTGCCCGCGCCGGGCTCGACGGGCACAAGGTGGTCGACACCATCTCCAAGGGCGCGGCGCAAAGCTGGCAGATGGAAAACCGCGGCAAGACCATGCTGGACAGCAAGTTCGACTTCGGCTTCGCGGTCGATTGGATGCGCAAGGACCTGGGCATCGTGCTAGAGGAAGCCCGCCTGAACGGCGCAACCGTGCCGGCGACCGCCTTGATCGCCGATTTCCTCTCGCGCCTGCAGGCGCGCGGCGAGGGACGGCTCGATAACACCGCTCTCATCCGGCTTCTCACCCATCCGTAA